The Thermincola ferriacetica genome window below encodes:
- the rapZ gene encoding RNase adapter RapZ: protein MKDTKLVIVTGLSGAGKTQAIWCLEDLGYFCVDNLPPTLIAKFAELCAQSEGKINKIALVVDIRGGGFFDSINESLENLDRIGIKYEILFLEASDETLVRRFKESRRPHPLRPHGRVLEGIHEERKRLEELRGRAHKIIDTSNLSNKQLKEEIIALFSTAREEAALKITVLSFGFKYGLPMDADLVMDVRFLPNPYYVDSLRPLTGDDKEVQDYVMDSPISRTFLRKYYGLIKFLIPHYIKEGKTSLVIAIGCTGGQHRSVTLANKLGAMLQSDRNYVVVRHRDIDKNSSGVRENV from the coding sequence ATGAAGGATACTAAACTGGTGATAGTTACCGGCCTGTCCGGAGCGGGAAAAACTCAGGCTATCTGGTGCCTGGAGGATCTGGGTTATTTTTGTGTAGACAACCTACCCCCCACCTTGATTGCTAAGTTTGCGGAGCTTTGTGCACAATCGGAAGGCAAGATAAATAAAATAGCATTGGTAGTGGATATCCGGGGTGGCGGATTTTTTGACAGCATCAATGAGAGCCTGGAGAACCTCGACAGGATCGGTATTAAATACGAAATCCTGTTTCTGGAAGCCTCTGATGAAACACTGGTCAGGCGGTTTAAGGAATCAAGGCGCCCTCACCCGCTGCGGCCCCACGGCCGGGTTTTGGAAGGGATACATGAGGAAAGAAAACGGTTGGAGGAATTAAGGGGCCGGGCCCATAAAATAATTGATACTTCCAACTTAAGCAATAAACAGTTAAAAGAAGAAATCATTGCTCTGTTTTCCACGGCCCGGGAAGAAGCAGCGTTAAAAATTACGGTTCTTTCATTCGGCTTCAAATACGGTCTTCCCATGGATGCCGATTTGGTTATGGATGTACGATTTCTGCCAAACCCTTACTACGTGGACAGTTTGCGGCCGCTAACCGGCGATGATAAGGAAGTTCAGGACTATGTTATGGATTCCCCTATCAGCCGAACGTTTTTAAGAAAGTATTACGGGCTGATTAAGTTTTTGATTCCGCACTATATCAAGGAAGGCAAGACCAGTTTGGTAATTGCCATAGGCTGCACCGGCGGCCAGCACCGGTCCGTCACTTTGGCCAACAAACTTGGCGCCATGTTACAGAGTGACCGGAATTATGTTGTTGTCCGACACCGGGATATAGACAAAAATTCTTCGGGAGTCAGGGAAAATGTATAG